Proteins from a genomic interval of Kitasatospora kifunensis:
- a CDS encoding alpha/beta fold hydrolase, whose amino-acid sequence MAAIDLTRFLAAYDALLERRPGSASRLEQLDLTSEYGTTRVIACGPADGEPLVLLHGGGATAAAWFANLADLSGSRRVYAVDRIGEAGRSRCGERPIQSVADLFDWLDGVLDGLALDRTDLCGHSYGAWLALSYALRAPRRIRRLVLLDPTQCFAGYRPGYLFRALPMLIRPTAQRARAFLAWESGGKIGGAQLDPGYLDLYGLAAEFPRRKVVVGKRPTAQQLRKSGLPTLVVLAGASRAHDIRRVETAARRHLPHVETLVLPGVSHHAMPTTRAAELDAAILDFLGKP is encoded by the coding sequence ATGGCAGCAATTGACCTGACCCGCTTTCTCGCCGCCTATGATGCCCTCCTGGAACGGCGGCCCGGTTCCGCGAGTCGGCTTGAGCAGCTCGACCTGACCTCCGAGTACGGCACGACCCGGGTCATCGCCTGCGGCCCCGCCGACGGCGAACCCCTGGTACTGCTGCACGGCGGCGGCGCCACCGCGGCCGCATGGTTCGCCAACCTCGCCGACCTCAGCGGCAGCCGTCGGGTCTACGCCGTCGACCGGATCGGCGAGGCCGGCCGCAGCCGGTGCGGGGAGCGCCCCATCCAATCCGTCGCGGACCTGTTCGACTGGCTCGACGGCGTCCTCGACGGCCTCGCCCTCGACCGGACCGACCTGTGCGGCCACTCCTACGGCGCTTGGCTCGCCCTGAGCTACGCGCTGCGCGCACCGCGGCGGATCCGCAGGCTCGTGCTGCTCGACCCCACCCAGTGCTTCGCCGGCTACCGCCCCGGATACCTGTTCCGCGCATTGCCGATGCTCATCCGGCCCACCGCGCAACGCGCCCGGGCCTTCCTCGCCTGGGAGTCCGGCGGGAAGATCGGCGGGGCGCAGCTGGACCCCGGCTACCTCGACCTCTACGGGCTCGCCGCCGAATTCCCGCGCCGGAAGGTCGTGGTGGGCAAGCGCCCGACGGCTCAGCAGCTTCGGAAGTCGGGCCTGCCGACGCTGGTCGTACTCGCCGGAGCGAGCCGGGCGCACGACATCCGGCGCGTCGAAACAGCCGCGCGCCGACACCTGCCGCACGTCGAAACGCTGGTGCTGCCCGGCGTCTCACACCACGCCATGCCCACCACCCGAGCCGCCGAACTCGACGCCGCGATCCTGGACTTCCTGGGCAAACCCTGA
- a CDS encoding MarR family transcriptional regulator, producing the protein MDDVDPGLQVVHQLRAVTLELHLLGTEFAQRNGLHPTDLRALICLLDAARTRTAATPGWLGRQLGLNSAGTTALLDRLERLGHVRRVRDDRDRRRVLLEVDERAVALGQSFFGLLIAEVVAATRTLSDSELAAVRGFLAAVQGAVATQRDPR; encoded by the coding sequence ATGGACGACGTGGATCCCGGTCTGCAGGTGGTGCACCAGTTGCGCGCGGTCACCCTCGAACTGCACCTGCTGGGCACGGAGTTCGCTCAGCGCAATGGACTGCATCCGACCGACCTGCGCGCCCTGATCTGTCTGCTGGACGCGGCGCGCACCCGGACGGCGGCGACGCCGGGCTGGCTCGGTCGACAGCTCGGCCTGAACTCCGCGGGCACCACGGCCCTGCTCGACCGGCTCGAACGGCTCGGTCACGTGCGGCGTGTCCGGGACGATCGCGACCGGCGCCGGGTGCTGCTCGAGGTGGACGAACGGGCGGTCGCCCTCGGTCAGTCCTTCTTCGGGCTGCTGATCGCGGAGGTGGTCGCGGCCACCCGGACTCTCTCGGACTCGGAGTTGGCGGCGGTCCGGGGTTTCCTTGCGGCGGTGCAGGGGGCCGTCGCCACGCAGCGCGATCCGCGATGA
- a CDS encoding ArsR/SmtB family transcription factor, with protein MGHGAASPQNAVPRTRLDAAAAARVATTLQALATPSRLLILSRLREGPCAATELATEVGMEQSACSHQLRLLRNLGLVIGRRNGRSVVYALYDNHVAELLDQAVYHIDHLRLGLSDTAGPEAEVEEKADVVEQTDVAAVSPSA; from the coding sequence ATGGGTCATGGAGCCGCATCCCCGCAGAACGCCGTCCCGCGCACGCGCCTGGACGCGGCCGCCGCTGCCCGGGTGGCCACCACGCTGCAGGCTCTGGCCACCCCTTCCCGGCTGCTGATCCTCTCCCGACTGCGCGAAGGCCCATGCGCCGCCACCGAACTCGCCACCGAGGTCGGCATGGAGCAGTCCGCCTGCTCCCACCAGCTCCGCCTGCTGCGCAACCTCGGCCTGGTGATCGGCCGACGCAACGGCCGCTCGGTCGTCTACGCGCTCTACGACAACCACGTCGCCGAGCTCCTCGACCAGGCCGTCTACCACATCGACCACCTGCGCCTCGGCCTGAGCGACACGGCGGGCCCGGAGGCGGAGGTGGAGGAGAAGGCGGACGTGGTGGAGCAGACGGACGTGGCGGCCGTTTCGCCCTCAGCATGA